cacagaagaagaaggggtcaattggaaaacagagtatttcaagacaaaaaattaaataataaatgcTTTACCTACAAACCCATTTGGATTATCAGCAATGGAACTGAAACAAGTTATAAGATGGAACGAGAACGTACCCCATTAATCTTCCCATCACGCAAACCACAATCACCTCTCCATGTAACTCCCTGGTCACTGGGAAGGTACCCAGACCTCTGAGCTTCAAAGAAGAGAATGCTTTTACTCAAAGCCTGACTATAATCATGCCCAGCAAGAGCACAAGGAAGCCAAACAAGTAGTACTTGCAGAAGCAGAGGAGCCATGGAAGTGAGTCTCAGAAacctcccaaaaaaagaaaaaaaggatttgAACCTCAGAACTGAATATCTTACTCATCGAAGTGATTATATTAGTTGGAGGAACTGTACCTTGTGTTGCAAGGGACATCCCTTATACAACAATGAGTGCCTCCTTGGGCGTCCCAAACCATTTAAATCATCAACTACTTCATGAGTACACCATTCCCAACATAATAGCACAAGATAGAACTACCTGGCACCGACGTTTGTGTCCTTGCTGGTCATGATTGTATGCAAAGGAATActtgaataaataaatagttcCAGAAATAAATGTGAGAATAGTGGTTAAACAAAGTGAAAAGTGTGTGAGGATGCTATTTATACCTCTTCAACTGCTTTATCTTTCAAAATATCAGTTGCTTTCAAGGCCTGGATTTCACCATGGGCAAGCCCCAGCTCCTGATCTTTTTTTGGGAATAGCATTTTGAGAGAATAATATAAATTTCTAGAAGAGATGATGAGAATAAAGTTCATAGTGAATAGAATTAATCTCGATTATGAAATACAGAAGATGACACAAGCCTTTACCTTTGAACTCAAAAAGTTctctttttttgataaatttaatTGAAAAGGATAGAAACATCAAAAGGTACTCTATTTTTAACCACCTCccatgatttatttttttcttttgcttcattACCAAATGAGTAAAGTTAGTACCCAGTAAATCATTTGAAGCCAATAATCCAACTAAATTTAGAAGTTAGACCGGCACTCTAAGTCCTAGATATCAACTTGCAGAACAGAACCAGAAGAAACTGAATAAAGCTGCGTTCAAAAGCAACTAGTACTCATAACACAACTGCAATATCAGAGTACATCTTGTCTCATCATCTCTAAACCCAAGAAAATCACGCATGTAATAAACAATTACATAatgtaaaaaatgaaaattcataTATGCCTTGAAATGGATAGACATTGGAATAAGAAATTTTAATGTTAATCAAGCTGGGAGAATAATTTGTCTGTCATTGCCCCTGTGATTGCTCCTCTCCTATTCAGGTGTAAAGAAAAATCAGTAGTGTAAATAGTAGTTATGTAAAAGAATAATGAAACAATTATAATTGGATATAAACGGTTCCTATCTTATATTAGTtagcccttttcttttttttggatgagtATTAGTTAACAGTCTTAAACCAATTTAATGATTCATTCAGTTACCCCAAAACAAACAATTTCAAATCCTACTGAAGAATCTCTATAGTCATACCATTTACTTCACTAATTGTGGAGTGGTACAAGCATGGATCATCCTCCGCTATAGTAACCCCCGTTTGCAACACCAAACATTGAGTCaaatataacaaaatatttagGTTATAAGTGGGGGAAGAAATTTGGCAAATAACTTTACAATTGATTGTGCGTATGATGGTTTAAAAGATATGCAATTAAAGCATACATTCTTACAAGTGAGCCGGTTGTGCCCAAGCTCCTTACAAATCGAACATTTGTTTTGTCTcctattattttcttccataGGATGCTTCTCTCGGGACTGCTTAGGATGGCCAACTGTTGTAGTTCATAGGGGATTCTTAGGAGCGCCAATACAATCATTCTCATAACCAAGTCCTACAAACTGGCTAGACAGTGTGGAGTCTTGTGAAACATGTGTTACAATAGGAGGTGGCATAAGGGTAAGCTTTTGAAAAAGTTCTTTCAAACCAAGAATTGCACCATCACAATGCTCTCGTGACAAGCATGCAACACCCATAACTTTCTTAATGGCATCTTGCAAATCCCAGAAATAATGAGGAGCGATAGCACCCATCGTATGCTCATCCCTGTCGTCGTGAGCACTCATAATATTCCTAGCATCAATAGTCCAATGCTTTAGTATATACTTCGATGGAATCTCTTGGCAATCAAGCTTTTGGAGGATCTCTAAAATATACTTGCAACAAAGCCCCATGAATTCGTACATCTAATTCATCTTGGGCTTCATTTTATGTCACAACACATCTATGCTCATCTAGAACATTGACAGGGCCAACATAGAATTTTCGACTATCTCCATCAAAGGGTACTCATTCGCAGTCAAAAAAGAACTCTggtaaaagtaaaaaaatctcAAATATTGTTCTTGTATAAACCTTTGAAGCCTGCAACTCAATTAGGCTCCCTGAAGTTAAGTTTGCGGTAGTAGTCAATGTCCTAAAATCCTTATCAACCTCTTTCTCACGTCGACGATCGACTGCCCTTTCATATTGCTTAACAAACCTCCAAAGTGGGGTGGATTGTTTGAAATAACCTCGGAAGTAATAGTTGAGGCCCTCACTACGCTGCGTAGAACTCATACCAGCAAAGAAGGTCCCTCGTAAATAGACTGGCACCCAATGTTCACATAAAGCATACATATTCTTCAACCATTTTTGTTCAGTCAATTGATATTTTTCCAACATATCCATCCAACATATCTCAAATTCTTCCAGAGTCTTTGTCCGATATAAACTATACCTATAATCCTTTTTGAAATCCTcatttgcattaaataacttcCCCAAGTGTTCTATTGTGTGTTTGCCAATATGCCAAGAACAAAATCGGTGTTTTGACTCTGAAAACACACGAGGGATTGATGCTATGATTTCCTTACCCATATCTGTGATTATTGCAAGTGGTGCTCTATCCCCCATTGcccttttccaggcattaaacAACCACTCAAACGATACATCTGTCTCATCAGATATCAGTCCACACGCAAATAGAATCGATTGACCATTGTGATTAACGCCAGTGAATGGACCAAATGGCCATTTATATCTATTTTTCTTATAGATTGTGTCAAAAACCACGACATCCCCAAACACTTCATATGTAGCCCTTGCCCTCCCATCGGCCCAAAATACTCGATTCAGCGTACCTTCGTCATCTGTGGATATTGAGTACACAAAATTGGGATCTTGTAATTAAGCACGATCAAAGTATTGTAGCGTGTGCTTACAATCTCGAACTAAGTACTTGCTACTCTTTCACTTCAAATAGTTCATAAATACTTGCTCCGACACACCTACATTAGCACAACCCCCTAATGTTTGTTGCACAACATCAAATATTGTTGAAGAACCAAACCCACAACTTAGTAAGTTATCAACCATTCCTTTCACACTATCAGTCATACTTTGATGTGAACGGAGACGAAATGCGCCTTTTTTAGACACAAGGTCATGGTTGTGCTACTTAACAAATCTATCAACAACCCAAACTCCATGTATGGCTCTAACTTGGAAAGAAGCAGGGCATCCAATTCTAACTTCATCATGTCGACTTTGTTCCTTAACTCCAACATTTTTGTCCACCTGCTTGTGACCCTCTCGTGAGCATACAAACTCCCTAGACAATATGACACCTTCTCCATCAAGTTCCATCCTTTTAGGTGAACGCTCTACCCGGGATTTTCGAACACTAAACCCTATTACCCTGGCATATTTGTTATTAAATTGATAGGCTGCCTCCTTATCTAGAAAATCTTGCCCAATATAAGGTAGTAAACTCTCATCAATTTCGTGGACACAAGATGGGTGTGTGGCTTGATGATCAATGGGAGCTTCTTTAAGAGATGAGCTTCCATTATTGTCCAAGTCCAATTCTAAACTATACATGTTTAATTCAGTAGCATTCACATATTCAAAACCATTGTCATCACCCCCCAAAGCAGAATTACTGTGTTTCCCAATGGGTACCAAATTCAAATGCTTCTCTATTAACTTCTGATTCTTCTATTATAGCTTCCTCAGCTTCCACTTCATTTACTTCCAATTCTAATGCTCTTTCAACATCTGTCATGCCAACATTCCCATACACATCCTCTGCTTAGATCAGATATCgccattaccaaaaaaaatggaaaaagaaacaaaaactgtATTAAGCAATTAGGCATTAGAATAAATATGAAGTTAATATTGACTACCATATTTTACCTTATTCCATGTAAGGAATGGTATTGACTATTGATGTATCCATATTGAAAGATAAGATCAGAGATGCCTGCATTTACAACAATCAGTTGTATACAAGATTAAATGGTTTCAACTTTTGACCTTACAAAACAATAATCAAGCATCAAATAGTCCCACTTCCTAGAACATAGGCTTCGAGTGTCACAATAGAATATAATAACCCACAATTCAATTACAGACTCTAAGCAAAAGAAGAGGAATTTCAGAAAATTCagggaagaaaaaacaaagaagggaGTGATTTTCTAGACTTCTTCCGTATAAACAGACCAGAGCGTTAGGACATGGAGGGTGATAGCTTATCAAAACATCAACTATGCTCTACGaatatggagaaaaaaaaaagaaacaagattaaACTTCTCAGCTTCAAGTGTCGCAAAGAAAACAATAATCCACAATTTGAATGTATACTTcaagccaaaaataaaaatagaaagattGGAAAGTGCTAGGGCGTGGAAAATGAAAGTTTAGCTAAACCATGAGAAAGCCCTAGGcactatgaaaaaaaaattagcttcTATGAAATGGTGATTTATATAGAGTGAGAAGATACTTCGAGAGTAGTCTCAAAGAAAACAACAACTCATGCtccaaggaaaaataaataaataaattcagaGGTGCAtttgtttgtaaccaagaaggttacaaacagattttGTAACCGGATTTTTTTGCCCATCAAATGATGACGTGGCATTAGGATAAGGGGACTATTACTGTAAATTTACAACTTAATCCaacctctcttctccctctcccttccgATCCGGCactcctccctccctctctttgtATTTCCCTAACCCACACCCTTCTGTTTTCTCAAACCCACCTCCTCCTTCGACCTTTGGCCTGCCCCGGAACATGGGTAACATAGGGTAGGCAGTGAAGGGGGTTCATACTCCACACAAGAAACAACAAAAGTTGAATGCTTTCTTTGAAAATGATGCAGGGAAGGTTTTTCTAGTGTTGAAGTCACACCTAATCTAAAGAAGACCTAATCTAAAGAAGATTTAAGAAAGACATTGGCACATTTAATATGGACATTGGAAGGCTAAGAAGTATTAGATTTGATGATAAAGAATGGAAATGGATCCACAGGAGCACTTCCCAAACAAGAGCAGTGGGATGGCCCACATTATATCaatctgaaaaaataaaagttggCTTTTATTGAGAATAGATCAGCAGTTTGTACATAAAACAgataaataaaaccaaaataggaaagattttttctcctttttgggATAGTAATGCACCAAACCACAAACCTAAAAACAGGGAATACCTGTACAAATAAATTCCAAACCAACCAGCCAAAATAACCATAAAGAAATTAATAAGGAAAagggacagagagagaaagagagggaaaaaaactGTTACATTTTCCATTTGAAAGCTTATGATCATATGAAAAAAAGAGTAAAACGCAGAAATCACTAATTGTCCCTAACAATTAACAAAGCAGTCACTAccattaagaaaacaaaaaacaagaaagcaaTCACAAAACCAAATTGTTAGAAGACAAAGAAATCCTAAGAGAAGAGGTCAACATGGATGAGGATCATCCAATTTGAAATTTGATCAATGACATTACCGCCATTTGAGGGTCTCATTTCACATCTGTTCAAAGCCAAATCTTTGGTTTTCCACCAATAGTCAAAGAATTAATTGAAATCAATACATGGTGGTTGAGGCCCAATCAGAAAATGTTTCTGTCGATGGATCCTGAAGTGCGTAGCAACTCTAGCAACCAAATCGGAAGTACTGGCATCgaagaaaaagaatgctaagCCAGTAAAAGAGCCTTCTCAGTTAGTAGCTATTTCTCACATAATGTTACTAATGTCCTTGCCACTGCAAGTTTTGACCAGCAAGGATCGATGGAGGAGACTGAAACCCTCATTGAATGGGTTAAGTCAATGAATCAAATGGGGACCAAGCTCTGCAACTCCTTCCTATGAGGCGAGGAAGAAACATAGTGGGGAAATAATTGTGAGGGAATCTTTTAGGAATTTACACAAATCCACGATCCAGActggaagaagaaagggagaagaaagggagaaggagaggaagacgaagaaggagCCCTAAAATTACTAAGAAGCACCTTATCTAAAAAGAATGGGTAAGTGGTGTGTGTgtgcaaaaataaataaataaataattcagATAGATCAAAGATCAATAGGGAGTGGAAAACGATAGCTTACCTGTACCGTGAGAAAACTCCTAAGCAATGGATCCAAATAGCTTTCGTGTGATCGATTGAGAGTTGAGATCGAGATGAAAGAAATCGGAgtttgaagaagagagagtgttCTGCGTAAAAGAGAATTTATTTGGAAAAGGGTGTTGCAGGCCAAAagtatttgaaaaaaaagagttgcagttttttttttcttctaatcattgttgttccctttttttttattcattgttGATAAATACAAAGTCTTGCAGACGTATTTGAAAGAATAACCGAAAGGTAATCGTATAGGAGCAGTATCTATCATTACTTTATTCTTGGATGGTTCAGATTAAAACAATTCAATCTGACGGTTACTAAAAACTAGTGTAAAAGATTTTTCTTATACACGATCGTGCTTGAAAACCGTCccttttacttaattttttattattaaatattcaaatTTTCGTCTagacggatttttatcggagtatttggatttttttctgaACACCTCTAAACGAATACGTATGTAGAAAAATGAAGATAACTAATTCAGGTATTTGTACTCCATTTTATAAATTACATGGGGCGATGTAGAAGCCCAACTCAATTGACATATTTAAACGAAAGCGTTTAGGGTTttcaaggaaaactttctcaaaAGTCCCTCCCTGCTCACCCGCGCGTTTCTCAACCCTAGTAAAGCTCCTCCTGCGTCTGGTTCGTCTTCTCTCGACATTAACTGTCTTTGGTTAATCTCTCAGTTTCTGTTACTCCTTTTAACAATTTAAGGTTTCTGTGGCATCAACGTGCTTGAAACTTCCAATTGATTATACCTGGTATGAATGTTCAAACCTTAATCATACAACAATGGCGTCTCTTTTTTGTGTTTACCGATGCGTACTGAATGATGGATGTGATGCAGGTTTCTCGATCTTCCTGTTTTGAGAATTCAAAGCATTTGTCAAGATGCAGAACGAGGAAGGCCAAAACATGGATCTTTACATCCCCAGGAAGTGGTGAATATACTCTCTATATTCTATCCTTCCGTACTTAATCTTAGAAACTTTCATTCCTGCTAAAATCTTTAAGTTTCAATCGGGCATGAATGTGTATGATGATTCGTTGCAATGTATGTGTTTTACAGTTCTGCTACTAATAGGCTGATCACTTCAAAGGACCACGCTTCTGTCCAGATTAATGTTGGGCATTTGAATGAGAATGGCGAATATACTGGCCAATTTAGTACCTTTGCACTTTGCGGTTTTGTCCGAGCTCAGGTTGTTGTTCTTGCTCATTTTACTGTTCTTTAATAACTGATGCTCTATTCCATTGCAACAGCCTGCACTTTATTGTTGGTGGCGCACTAGTCATTCTGTTTGCggtcattatttttatttattagtatGTTGGAATATGAATTCCAACACTAATTATGCACTTTGCACTCCTGTAATGAAGGATTTAAATTATTGGTCTGATTCTTATAGAGAAGTGATGGTAATTTAATTGGGAAGGGAAGCATAGGTACCTCTGAGGGCAGGTATTTTAACCCCCTCCTATTCAATGTTGGTAGCTTGTAAGCAAGCAGAAGACTGTTCTAGAGAATTGAATGTCATTTAGTCGGGAAGAGACGCATAGGTatttaatgttggtagctttTAAGCAAGCAGAAGATTGTTCTAGAGAATTGAAGGTCATTTAGTCGGGAAGAGAAGCATAGGTACCTCTGAAGGTATTTTAATTCTCCTTGGTAGCTTATAAGAAATTGTAGGTTTTCTTATGATTTGGTTCCTTGGCTGTGACACTTACGTAAGAAGGGCTCTAGATGATTGCTAAGTAGCAGCTCTATGCAGTTATATTTAATTGTTTTTCAAATTCAGCGccattttcttgggatagaaaAACCTGGAAGTTAACTAGCAATGTGGTGTTTCATGTGAAATCTTCTCTTGGTATACTCTTTTCTAAAGTCTAAACAAGGGCAGTTGCCTCGACATGAAAGGAAAATTGGCAACAGAAATTGATATTCATTTAAAAAGGAAGGGCCAATGTCTAGCAAGTTGAATTTTCTGATGTTGTTGAATTGACCCCTACTAGTGACCGTGTGATCATTAGCAGCCTCTGAACAACAGCCATTTGTCAGTACTGCCTAAGGGCAACTGAGATGGTTGTCACATACTTCGGTTCtgtgttttttctttcaaaatgtCTGGCAggtcttcctttcttctttagGTTTAGCTGAAGGTTCGGTTAAGTTTCATGATGCTGTTGCATGATtcgctctttttttttggggtggggggggggggaagtagaACTCCTATGACAACTATCATTCCTTGCATTTTCCTTTGGGAAGTGGAGAAGTTCTTTCCGTATGAGTTtagccatagttatcaaggcggcaaggcgaccacggcgtttgagggccttcttaagcgccttggcgatagggcggccgcaaggcgttctagtgttcttttttttatataaccattttatttggcacaaatagcatattaaaaattatataattctacttctttgccaaataaatattaaagagtcaaaccaatgcaagatattcatccaaaaaaacaaattaacaaactaaattcatcatattatcatagcaatatagcatataaatatgaaaattaaTTGCATAAATGACCAAGAGATGCCCCAAGAACCCATTTTCTTTATTTCGTTCAATCATCCACAGTGTGAGGAAATTAAAGAGGATATTGCCAATAGAATTAGGAAGGGCCGAAGGGATGGATGAAGCAACAAGGTGCTTCTGGTGATTGAAGGAATAAATATACAAGTCAGGTGTAGGAGCACCTTatcttttcaaagaaaaattatggGCAACGAAACAGCAGATTCAGAACAGATATGGGCAACGAAACAGCAGATTCAGTACCTTATCTTTAATCATTAACAAAATAGACCAGAAGAAAGGGAGTACGAAGAACTgaaatcaaaagagaagaactgaaataaaaaaaaaaaaaaaatcaaaacgcTTACTGACTTACAGCAGTGCTGGCCAGAATTTGTCGCCGGAGTAAAGGAAGACAGCTGGTTTCCGctgcaaaaggaagaaatagaaagatgTGGTTGGAAGAAaagggtttggactttggatattagaagaataagaaaaaaaaagaatgcataAGTGCACAAAATTACAATACTTACCGGTGGGGGCAGGGGATGTCGCTGGAAACCCGTGGgggtggagatggagaatgagatgtcGGAAATGAAGGGCACGGATTTTAGAAACCTTGATGGACTGAGGACTGAGAGGGAAGTGATgaagtctcaactctcaagttgccgctgcaagcctgcaactccGGCAAGTCGCCGTTGCCGCTGCTTCTTTTCTCTGGATATTGAGAATGAGATATTGAGATGTCGCAACTCGGAAATAAAGGGGTTGAAGGACTGAGGACTAAGAGAGAACTCAGGGAAGCCTCGAAGGAAGTCTCAAGGTCGCCGCTGCAAGTTGCCGTTGCAAGTCGCCGTTgccgctgctgctgcttcttctctttcgttttttttgttctttcgaTTTGGAATGTGAAGGAATTCGATTTGATAAGTTACTTTTTAggtttagtttttttatttattttaagttttaattctTTACTTATGATTCCTTGCTTCTCAGAGCATGGAACTAAAAATACACCCCCAATGAGATATTTCCAATTAGAATATcttattaaaacataaaaaaaattaaaaaacaaaagtaaaccaaaaaaaagggtcTAAGGTGACTGCCCAGAAGAAAAGGCATCCCAAGGCGCTTAAGGCGACGCCTTGGTGTCCAAGGCGCTCGCCTTTCTGTTACTGACTAAAGCGTCCAACCGCCTAGACCCTCTAAAACCGCCTGgatgccatggcgacgccttgataactatgagtTTAGCTGAAGCTTACGAAGAATTTATGATGCTGTTGAATGATTGGGAACCTCAATTGTTGGGGGAAGAACCTTCTTTATTTGTATATTTAATTGAACTTAGTGTGTTTTTTAATCAGAGGTAATTTAAATTTTGTACCTTGGTAGTTGATAACTTGATATTGGAGGTTTTCCGTTACTATATCGAGCTCTGAACCTTGCTTTTTGCCGAAGTACTGGTGCAAGTTACGGACTCATGTTTTGTCCTGATGATTGGGTGCAATGTTCCTGTAGCCTGCCTTGCATGCCAAAGCCCTTAGAAGTTTGGTCTgggaattttgaaaaatatttactGAATTGTGCTTTCCACATTTTTTTCTGGCTTTTGGTGGGTAATGTTAAGCTGAATTCTCTGCCTGGAGGGTAATGTTGGATACATCTTATGCACTGATGAAGTCAGACAAAGTTTTTAACGTCCTATTGTTTGGAGATCTTAGCAATTTGGTGACtaattctttcttattttaaagGATTTTGcatttgatcctttttttttttttttagcattaTTTGGCTAATAATGGGTGGATCAACATCTGGGTTGGTTTCACTGCTGTATTTACTACCCAGAGTCTTGTGCTAAGGCACTAATGTGACTTTTTTATGTGAATGGGGTAAATCTCTGGATATTTGACTCTTTGGTAATCCTTAACAGTCACTGTGGAATCTTTCCTGGTTACTAGTTGAGTGAATTATCAATGACCTTAAAATAGTAAGCGAAGTTTCCAAGAATAATATTTTAGTAGATCAAGGTTGTTGATTTCATTGAAGAGGAGGTATAAAAGTTTGTGAAATTTAGGGCATAAGGGATGCCCACGTCTTGTTATGTAGTTTAATTGGTTGTCTATGATATTATTTGAAGATTAAAGTTGAGAAAAGTTAATATTTAGGTGATTAGAATTTCACATGAAGGCTAACGGGCTTCTCTGTTGACTGAAATACAAATTCACCATGTCGTTTATGTTCTCTACGGATGGCTATTTGATGAAGTTAGCATTTCTATCACTGTACATCTTTTATGGGTTGCCTCAGGGCTCTTGGGACTAAATCTAGTTGAATATCACTTTAGCttcaatattaaaaattataaccATCAGCAAACACTGTGTGGAGTTAATTTTCAATTggatatttcaattttcaaggATGAGTTGCTTGACTGGAGATGTGGCAGCCTTGTCAGAATGACTTTTCCACTTCAGTTTCGTGTGTTAGGATGCACTTTGGTGCCCAGCTCAGTTTGTTGTGAGGGTTGGGTTGAATATCTATGTCTGGCCCGGTCATGTTGGGAGTTTTGGTTCTTGGATCTTGTCGAGGTTTTGAGACTTCAATGGTTCTAGGGTTATCTGTTGCATGGTTTGAGTGCTATGAACTGATACCATGAATTTACTAGGATTGTCTGTAAACCTTGTATACTTGTCCTCCATCTTATGGTTTTTTTTCAGTCTCTGAGATAGTTTTTGCCTTTTTGTTTCCTAATTTCAGTGTGTGATTTTATAGTTGCTTTGATTTTGGGTGTTTTGATTTAGCATCTTGTTTTGGTTCAAGGAAATGCATCTATTAATAATAGTGGTTGTTTATTTTGCAGGGAGATGCTGACAGTGCACTTGATCGTCTCTGGCAGAAGAAGAGGGTTGAGGTGCGACAACATTAAAAGAGATGATTATTTTTCAGGTTGGCTCTGCCATAGAGCCGAGCCTGCTTGAGGTGGAATAGGAACCATTTTTGCGATGActcaaaatcctttttttttttatttatttatcactTTGTGATGACTTGTCTTGGTCCTACTTTTTCTGTTCAAAGATAGGGATACGGATGCTGAGATAGTACTTCCATCATTGTGCTTTATCTATGAGATTCgatttgagttcaaaatttCTTAGAATTGGAAGTGTGCCAGGCCTTTCTGTTAATTCATTTCCACTAATTGGTTGAAGCTGAAACTTGACCAGTTTGACATGGTTATGGATCATCTATCAAATGGTGATGGAGCTGCCTTTGAATATCCCATCTGCCTAATGGCAAGTTAGTGACAATGATAGAATGTCACCTACCTTTTGTTGTAAAAAATAGAAGGTGTGTAAATCCAGTTCCTAATTGGCTCTTAGCCTCTTGAGGCCAACTGTTCTTAATTGGTAGTGGCGACACGTtaaaactttctcctaaaaaACCATGGGGGGTTTTTAACTAGTGATGTTGGAAAACCTTACTGGTGTGGGAAACCTTAGCTCTTATCATGCTACCATGAATTCCATATTTATGTTCTTCAAAACACTAACATGCAAATAAGATATGAATGAAAGAGGAAATCTCCATTCTTTTCTAACACAttcaaataaatccaaaactCTAGGGATGATGTTAGCCAACCCCTGCTCTTCttctaaaaccctaataaagaaaaattaagtggaataaaatgaaatgccaaatttccattaaaaaaagatgaaatgcagagagagagagagaatatatgCAACGGAGGGATGATAAGATACCGATACTTTGAACCCTAGTGTGGCCCATAGTATTGAATGGTGTGATACCACAATCCTTAACCAAGAAATGAGATATCTCAGTATGTGGCCAATTCCATTTACTTGCCAAGAAATGTAGGCAATCAAATCTGATCCCTATCGGCCAATTCCACCTACTTGAGCCTGTTTTTTTAAACATTGGCACCACTGACGTCCATTATTATGAAGAGTCAACCTATTTTGGTGGAGCTTAAGCTCTATTTTGTGTAATGATTTCTTTCCacgtcttttcttttcttttcctt
The sequence above is a segment of the Telopea speciosissima isolate NSW1024214 ecotype Mountain lineage chromosome 7, Tspe_v1, whole genome shotgun sequence genome. Coding sequences within it:
- the LOC122668495 gene encoding protein FAR1-RELATED SEQUENCE 5-like; this encodes MGDRAPLAIITDMGKEIIASIPRVFSESKHRFCSWHIGKHTIEHLGKLFNANEDFKKDYRYSLYRTKTLEEFEICWMDMLEKYQLTEQKWLKNMYALCEHWVPVYLRGTFFAGMSSTQRSEGLNYYFRGYFKQSTPLWRFVKQYERAVDRRREKEVDKDFRTLTTTANLTSGSLIELQASKVYTRTIFEIFLLLPEFFFDCE
- the LOC122670083 gene encoding 40S ribosomal protein S21-2-like — protein: MQNEEGQNMDLYIPRKCSATNRLITSKDHASVQINVGHLNENGEYTGQFSTFALCGFVRAQGDADSALDRLWQKKRVEVRQH
- the LOC122670082 gene encoding endoglucanase 6-like gives rise to the protein MAPLLLQVLLVWLPCALAGHDYSQALSKSILFFEAQRSGYLPSDQGVTWRGDCGLRDGKINGVDLAGGYYDAGDNVKFGLSMAF
- the LOC122668496 gene encoding protein FAR1-RELATED SEQUENCE 5-like → MTDVERALELEVNEVEAEEAIIEESEVNREAFEFGTHWETHLELDLDNNGSSSLKEAPIDHQATHPSCVHEIDESLLPYIGQDFLDKEAAYQFNNKYARVIGFSVRKSRVERSPKRMELDGEGVILSREFVCSREGHKQVDKNVGVKEQSRHDEVRIGCPASFQVRAIHGVWVVDRFVK